ttatttttttataaatattaaaaattgcaaaataagTTACTCAAGTCTGTACCCCCACACCCTCTTAAACAACAGCTCCTGCTCAAATTGGAAGTAAATCAAACTTATTTCAACTGTGACAATTGCAGAGAGGCAATATTGCTTGTAGAGGAGTTTGTACCAATATATAAATCAGCATTGCATACAAGAAACCTAAGTAGCTACACCCTGCGGGCATCCTACTTTTTCCCAACCCCCATCTAGTCAACTCCCCATCTCTTTGGAAGTGCTGAAGCTCAGCCAACAGTTGATTGTTTATATAATATAGCAAAGGAAACCTAATTAGAAGAAACgatctaaaattttattattggcattttattataaatataaaataatcaagcaattcTCAAGACTTTCGGGACAGTAATGGCTCCGATTCCAGGCTGCCCGACTCCAAGTTGGCAATTGCCAAATCCTCCCCTCTCGGTTTCCATAATCTCTGAAATAAATTTGGTTTATCATCATCAGGCTGAGGATCTGATGATGTCTTTGACGTTTCTTTCAAGCTCTGAACATGCTGAAGGCAAACTTGAACAGCATCATGCACTCTCACAAAGTAAAACTCCTTACCAATCAGATCAACAACACCAGATCTTGATAAGGTGAGCAGAACTTCTCTATTTGGATTGGAAATGGCCATCTGCAAAGAACAGAGACATTGCCAATAACATTACGATCATGGTATTGAGAGATTCAGAgtgctaaaaaagaaaaaaagaacatttTTAGACTCATTTAATAGGGGATATTTAACCTGGATGTCACGTGATTTGTACTCCTGATGCAAGTCTTTCAAAGCTTGAACAGCACTGGAATCTATATATGTTACAGCTGCAAtaacaataaagaaaaaataactcaCTTTGAACTCTGGATCAATAAGGAAGGGCGACACAATTTATTCATGACAAAagaaaaacgaaaaagaaaaaaatttagtttaatgAACAACTCAACGTGAATTGTTTATCGTCATCAGTTAAGCATTCTTCATCTGACACTACATGACAGTATTGTAATGTATCTACAAACGACATTACTTTTATGCACTCATATGGAGGAAATAATTTTAACTGGAGTAAATAAGACATCATGAATGCTTCAGCATGAATAATGACCCAGAACAGTACTGCAGATAAAACTCAAAGAAGCTGAAAAAGACTTACGTGCCATCTCTATAATAACGAAGTAAACTCTTTCAACTTCCGGTCCTCGACTAGTAGATCTATCAACAACAATTTCATATTCCCGTAGCCTGATAGACGATATATGTATGGGTTAGATATCATCTTTAAATTGCAGAAACTGGTAAGCACAAATCAACTGTGACTATTAGCAATATGAATTAAGATATACAATGGGAATTGTCACTATTATTggattttttcaatataaataacaataatctTTACCTTTCCTTTATGTAACTTATGTTCGCAAAATATATAGGAGCATCAATCCGAACCACCACAATTCCATTGTATGTGTATGCTTCTGGATACTGTTGAGTGTTTCGATAAACAGTAGTGCCTGGAAGACGCCCCAAGACAGCTGCAGTACAACCCAAATTAACAATTAGAAGATACAGGTATCAATACGCTGAAACCAAACACGGTTGCAAATTGAAACTGCACCAGTATTGAGCTCCTGGTTTTTATTTCTAGCTGAAACCCACCGAGTAAAAAGAAACTTTCTACTACCAGAGCCCACTAGGGAATTATGTCCTCTAGGCAGAACAGAACGAAGTGGTTATGAAAACTGACTTATCTAAGCAAGCATTTGAATAATATTCTGTAATGCAGAGAACACCATGGTACATGTAAATACACATACACCAAATAAATCAAGCTACTTACCAATATGTGGATTTGCTGATTCGTGGATAACAAAAGCAAGCGAAACACCAACCTACATGTTTATGCAAGGTATATCTATTATGTCTCTAGTTTAAACCTTCTGCAATATCGAATCATGTGAAATATCCCTTTTAGACAAAATAAGTAAAACTGCTACATTACTTTTAGATGTTTAGGGCAGGAAAAGCTTGAACAAAccgttttttttgtttttggtataAATAGAGTTCAGAAAATAATTTCAAGAAATATGTACTGAGATTCAGATTATTAATAGATGCAATATGATACTAAGCTTCTTTGGATGCCATATTGGGAGTTTAAAGAGCCCCAGAAATTTGTGGCACAAAGCTTTGAAATATATTGGATGCATTAATATACGAGTCAAAATGCAAACTAATATGGTAAACTGTATCAAGTGCTCACCCCAACAAGGACACCGATCTCAATACCAAGGAACAATGTTGTAGTGCAAGTAATGGTCCAAAGAAGAAAATCTTTCTTATCTACTCGCCATAAGAATATAGCCTCATTGTAATCCACCTGGAACAATACATCCAAAAGAAAAACGTAAAAAGTTTTAATCTGAACATGGTAATGGTGGTTACCAGTCCTAGTCTGATAAATGTCAGCTTATATATACCTTGCAAATTCAATGGTCTAACAATTAAAGAAAGTTGACAAAGTAAGCATCCTCGGCatggaattttaaaaatactcacCAGACCCATCACAGCAGAGATCACAATGGCAGCAAGAGCGCACTGATATGAAAGAGATCACAAAAACATGGTTAGTGTTCCATTCAAGTTTGGAAGGCAAGAGAACAGAAAGGATACGCAGCAGTATAGATAGTAACTCATTGTATAACATGTCAACTTCCTAGACCATGGTTCCCATAATAAATCATTGATAAGGCAATAAGCAAACTGTGCTGTTCAAACCAGGAACCCCTAAGAATAAGGGCATGGCAGAACATGCTATCAAACATGACCTGCAAGTTGCATCCCTACTGAGAAAAGCAATGTGTTGAAGTTGAAACAAACCTGGGGTATGTATTCAAACAATGGAGTCAAGAATAAAAGGGCACAACCCATTATGGTTCCGGAGACAATGCCAGATAAGCCAGTTTTTGCTCCACTTTCATGATTCACAGCAGACCTAGAAAAGGAACCTGCACgtcatattaaaaaaacatgacCCTATTTCTAATAAGTAGGTATGTTTGGTAAAAACTGTAgggataaataaaattacaatgaATGAAGACATCATTTCTGTAAACACTCGTAGCTAATTATGAAACATGGACTCATGTTGCAGATCTTAGAATCTTGCAGAAGTATCACCTGTGGTAGGGTATGCTGAAAAGAATGAACCCATAATGTTGGCTACTCCAAGACCAAACAACTGTTTAAAACAAATAGAATATTCATTAGATATTTCTTTGCTCAAAACAACGATTGCACAATGTCCTGATATAAAATAGCTATTTACCACCATAAAAGATCAACACCACccagttcttttttctttttttcttttttcccagtACATAATATAGCATTTTCTAAAATAAACCATCACATCTAAACAAAAACTTCATGATCAATGGAAATAAATTGTTCAGTCCTGTCATTTTGTTAGATGGGCAGTGCCATCCAAGGAATTATGAGCCACAAATGGTAAATAAATTGCAGATTGTATCCTATGCCTCATGTTTGACGTTTATGATACCAGTTTCTGTCAAGCTACATTATCAACTCCATTGAATTCCATTTTAATTTCATGGGGGgaaggaaaaataaacaaaagcgGAGACTCTTATATGTAGTAAAAGATGCTGAAAATAAcaagaaatttattattttacaagaAAGAGAAGTTAATTGGCACAACTAAGAGACCAGGTTTTTAGCTGATTAAACCTACTCgtgatgaatttaaaaattgttttctcATTGAACTACATGAAGATATGGGCTATGGCAAGGAGAAATGCCTCACAAATgaaaactaaaaccaaaaaacataagaataaaaaatgccACTATATTTAACTTGGTCCATAAGGTTCTCATTTGAGTATTCCTCTTAATTTCGTGTATGGTGTGCCCAAGGACTAGTTGCCACATTATATAGATAGAAAAGCCACAAAATATGAACTGAATGAAAGCATTTTAAAAGAAGCTGAAAATCAactgaaatatggaaaatgattGTATAGTCCTAAGTTATGGCAAGCCctgttatcaataaaatttatctcttacttataaaaaaaaaggtatgcAAGCCCTGTGCAGTTAAGTGGGGCATACTAGGGAACCATCATGAAACAACCCACTTTCCATGATGGGccctactttttttaaaaaggccTGCACGGGGCTTGCACACCATTAGactgtatagcattactctcaAAATATATCCCACTTTCCACATAGCTATGgaaagaagttttatttttggtttggtATCAAAATGAAACACATTGTTCACATCATTGTAATAagagcatatatattaatatttgtgtAGTCAAAACTTCATTCCCATAAaccaattaaattatttgactgcatGCAGCATGTCAAGGAACATCACAGAAATTAATCACACAAAAAAGAGAAGCAAAATTCAAGATTTGAATCATGATGCAGTCAAAAGGTAGGATATCGTGCACTTCATACAAAATTAGCTGATCTGAGATCATAAAACAAAGACTAGAAAACGTGTGAAAATGACTGGATTTTAGACATTACATTCCCTATCTAGCCACTTTTTAAAGGGAAATTTAGAATATTGATCCATCCGCAAATTGCAGTTGAGCCCATTGGAAAAGAAGAGTTTAAACTGCTACAAATGGCAAAAAATGTACAtgcttcctttttgtttttttggaggGGGTGGATGGGTAATGGTTCATTTGCATGCATATTTAACTGAGTACAGGCCTTCATGCTTGCCAAACAGTTGACCTTGTGCAAATATCTAAGTTGCATATATTCACACATCTAATGACGTCTGCATTCTGCCTTTTAAAGGCATACCTCTTGATTTGAGTCCAACTCATATCCATTCTTTGCTGCCAATGCTTTTGCAATCCCCACAGATTCCTAGAGTTAAAGATGTAACATAATTTTCATTAGTACTACAGttaaatctaagaaaaataTACATGATGAATAATCGATGCAATGCCTCTTACCAATATAGCTACACCAGTGATGACAAGAGCAGTTGGAATCAAAGATGTTACATACCCAAAACTTTTGGGTACAGAAAATCCTGGGAGGCCCTGAGGTATATCTCCTACCTAAGACAACACCAAGTATCCTTTGTCAGTCTTGTTGAGACGTTATTGGTCTAAGATAGATAAAACATTAAGACAAGTAAAaggaaacattaaaaaaatgaacacATGACTAGCAATTTTAGTAAAAGTTTTTTGTCTTCACATGATGCTGCTTTAGACCGTGATTATATCATGCAGAAAGTAGCATAAGTTAtgaccaaaattttttttattggtaaataaaattttattaatcatcaGAATAGGCAAGAGCCCAGGTATACTAGACATATATAAGAGCATCGCCTATGCATGCTAGTTTATGACCAATAATTGAGATTAACAATGTTGTAGTGCGTTAGAGATCCCTAAAATTAAGCAGTAGAAAGATACGACTTTTCCGCATGTTGGagaagtgatatatatatatatatataaaggatatGTATTGTTAGGATTGAAGGAATAAGAATTGCCATTATATAGTCACTTCCACCTAAATCATGGTTATGCAGATGAGAATTCATAAATGTTACTAGAATAGGTTCTTTTCTATTATAGATTCATGATTACTACTTTCTAATTGATATCATATGAGCAAACATGGACATCTTTAATACATTAATCCAGAAGCATTAAACTAGTAATATTTCCATGACAATATTACTAGATCTGATACCCATTAAGTTAAATAGAGTCTAACATATGCCATTCTCACCAAAGATATGGAAGagggatgaaatattttcacaaaagtCGTTCCCAGAACGACTGCTGTCAGGGGACCTGCAGCTCTCAGGAATCGCAAGTACTTCCTTGTTTTCCCCTACACATGAAATGTCAAAATCATAACTAGATTACAGGTAAAGACAAATGTCCCTTCAGAACAAAGACAATGAATTCGTACCAGGTGCTTCATGACCAGAAGTATTGCAAGTATTATGGATCCCATTACAAAAGGAGGCcatgaaaactacaaaaagaaaaacctccTGTTGTTAAAAATGGAACTGATGAGCAAATATGCAAGGCAGCGTGGGTATGCTAAAATGAATAACTTAGGATAGAAATATTTAGTTATCAATACTACATCACTAATTCAATGCTGAAAACCATGGCATGCTAGGCAACAGAGCCGACTGAAGTTGGCAAATTACCAATGCAAACTACCCATTTTCCCAATCTTTTTATTTCACTTCAGCTTCCAAATTTCAGTAATTCCACATTCCAAATGAACTCCTAGgactttttaaaattgaaaaataagtttGAAGGGATTGTTTTATATAATCCTAGAAGCCTCCACATTTGATCTTATAGAGAAAAAGATCTTCACAGCCTCATATTTCTGACAGGCTcctattagttttttcttttaataaaaaccaATCAATTTTCCTATAGCAGCTCATTTTGGGTTATGAGCAAACCTCAGTACACCaagcaaaaagataaaaaaaaattacaacctGTACAACTACCCTATCCTCCACAAAACAACGGATTATTAACATCTCATGAAAGGGGGACAAGTTTTTCCAATGGCCAAAACGTCCCTCACTTCTCATGGAACATCATTTAAATCATAATACATGTCTTATCATTTTGGGTTATGAACATCTCTATCAGAACCTTGAGCACCATCTTTAGCAAAGAAATAAGCAATATTATTAGCCACACGAAAAACATGTCTCCATCACAAAGCAAGGCACTGACATGCTGCTGAAAGCTGCTCCCAATATTCCATTACCCTTCATGGCTCCTATTAGTTAAGAAGCCACTGACCGCCACAGGTAGGCTAGGATCAGGCAACGTTAGGAACGAATGGGAAATGTACAGATCAGCAAACAtacaaataaactaatatatgaaGGATAGACGACTTGAGCATGCAAAGCATACCCCATCTATCCCAGCTATGATGCTCTTAATCAATGGCACAATCTTGCTACTCCGTACTATATCATATCCCAAAAAGTATTTTGCTTGAGATAGCGCAATCACGACGGCTGAGGCAGTTGTAAAGCCAGAAATTACAGAGTGGCTGATGAAACGAATAAGCCACCCAAGCCTGAAATTTCATTTAATAGAcacataaataaaatgtatgaaGTGACCAGAGTTGGGGTCCATGTAAATCATCAACCCTTGCTCCACTCTTCAAAATGACAGGCCGAACTAAATACTAAGTCATTGCTTCATGTGCTATAAcactaaaaattttattaaacaattaagTTCATCATATCCTATCAGCTTAAACTTTTGAAGCAATTATTAATTTAACATAGGACTAAAGTAATGGTCTTAAGTTCAAAACCTGACTTCTAGTCTTTAGCCCTATTTATTGAGAGGGAGTATTCCCACATGTAAAGAATGGGGTTAGAATattgattaaataattaaatctacccTTTTCTATAAGCTCAAGCTTTTTAGATGATTGACAatctaacaataaaaaattttcgaTCTACCTAAGAACAATGATATGAACTTTCAAGTGTTCCACAATGTGAGCTAGGAGACTGTCATTATACAGcttgagaattattttttatataatatgatgcCCTACACAAGCCAAGAATCAATATTATTATACAAGGTATATTTTCCTATCACCACATGACTCAGCATGTTCAATTACTGAGGTTTTAAAGCTGTAccaacaaaattatctaccacTGCAAGACCAGATTTACATTTTGTAAACATTTCCATGAAGAGAAAGATAAGCAAAGGAACCTCAAGAGACCCATTATGCATTCCAGTATCCCAACCATAAGCGCCAGCAATATTGCAAGTTCTGTGTATAATTCATCAGATGAATCAACGATTTCACTTAAGACATTAGAAACCAGGAGAGAGACCAATGCCACTGGACCAACTGCAAGCTGACGAGATGACCCAAATATGGCATACACAAATAGAGGCACAAAACCAGAGTCTTCCTTGCAAAAGCAGAAGTAACAATGCAAAAGTTTGATAAGCAGATTTAATATAGGGAAAAATCAGAGGTCTATCTAAAGTACAGaggtgaaataaaataatacagtagacaaaagtgaaagaaaagaatataattCAATAGAAATTTAGCAACGTTTGTTGGTATGTAGCAATCAGATCTATCATAACTGAAACACTACTTCCAAATGTGTCCAGTGAGCAAAACGAAGTGTTAGATGAAGATTAAAGACAGGCACAATTTAGAGTCCTCAAAACCCAgtagatttttttccttttgcaaaATTCACATCATATGAAGTTTTCACTCTCTCGTAGGAATTGGCAAATGAAAAATCTAAGAAGTTTTATCTCTAATCAGGAAGAGCACAGTAGAGCCAAATCAAAAGCTGATCCGCAAGGGAATTCAATTTTAAACTTCTCTACACCAGTTCGTAATTAGAAGATTCTCATTCTTGATTACAATAAAGTAAAGTTAGCCACGTCTAATCTGGTGTTCTGCATGGATCTATTTTGCCATTCACTATATCAAAATCAAGCTCTCTCACTAATATGTTAAAAATCATATCGGTTTCCATCATAATTCAATAATAATTATCAACGCATAACAAGACgatatttctaaaaataaaaacttcaatAACATTATAATCCAGTGTAGCACTTACAAAGTCCATATATTGGTTGAAGCCCAGCTAATTTTGCATAAGACATCGCCTGGTCATTCAcaagatacagtcaaaacaaCTTGAATCCATCCATGTTATCATAATATtcaattaaaacaaatcacattcCAATAAGGTGTCATGtcttaatgaaaaaaaaaaaaaaccaaggaaGAAAACGGCACTAATATTGTTAGAAGTTATAATCAACTAGCATTGATGCTTCAGTGGTTTGAATAGAGTATAGAAACAGCAATCAGACTCATATCGCGCCCAACCAATCATCAATTATCTCAGCGCTTGGTACATAGCACGCAAGTCGGGTCAAAGTTACAGTCGTTGGAATTCTCGGGTCTGTAATAGTGAATAAACAATCATTTGAAACTTCattggagggagggagagagataaGCTTTCAGATCATGAACAGTTAAGCTTACGGCCAAAATCCAATACCTTAATTCCAACATTAATTATCAGCTGGACCATGACTTCCATAAAACCACCTACTAGAACTGTAGAAATCTGTCTAATAATCAACGTTTGACTGGATAATTCTACCGCCGGTTCAACAGGAAAACAGAGGAAGGCATACGATCAACAGAAAAA
This genomic interval from Carya illinoinensis cultivar Pawnee chromosome 2, C.illinoinensisPawnee_v1, whole genome shotgun sequence contains the following:
- the LOC122301367 gene encoding probable sulfate transporter 4.2 isoform X2 produces the protein MDFEDSGFVPLFVYAIFGSSRQLAVGPVALVSLLVSNVLSEIVDSSDELYTELAILLALMVGILECIMGLLRLGWLIRFISHSVISGFTTASAVVIALSQAKYFLGYDIVRSSKIVPLIKSIIAGIDGFSWPPFVMGSIILAILLVMKHLGKTRKYLRFLRAAGPLTAVVLGTTFVKIFHPSSISLVGDIPQGLPGFSVPKSFGYVTSLIPTALVITGVAILESVGIAKALAAKNGYELDSNQELFGLGVANIMGSFFSAYPTTGSFSRSAVNHESGAKTGLSGIVSGTIMGCALLFLTPLFEYIPQCALAAIVISAVMGLVDYNEAIFLWRVDKKDFLLWTITCTTTLFLGIEIGVLVGVGVSLAFVIHESANPHIAVLGRLPGTTVYRNTQQYPEAYTYNGIVVVRIDAPIYFANISYIKERLREYEIVVDRSTSRGPEVERVYFVIIEMAPVTYIDSSAVQALKDLHQEYKSRDIQMAISNPNREVLLTLSRSGVVDLIGKEFYFVRVHDAVQVCLQHVQSLKETSKTSSDPQPDDDKPNLFQRLWKPRGEDLAIANLESGSLESEPLLSRKS
- the LOC122301367 gene encoding probable sulfate transporter 4.2 isoform X1; this translates as MEITYASPSSLNLAASDYSMPTSTRSVKIIPLEHPSTSPSSSSSTSYPSAVFSKWTLKLQSMTWVQWIELLLPCYRWIRTYKWREYLQIDLMAGTTVGVMLVPQAMSYAKLAGLQPIYGLYSGFVPLFVYAIFGSSRQLAVGPVALVSLLVSNVLSEIVDSSDELYTELAILLALMVGILECIMGLLRLGWLIRFISHSVISGFTTASAVVIALSQAKYFLGYDIVRSSKIVPLIKSIIAGIDGFSWPPFVMGSIILAILLVMKHLGKTRKYLRFLRAAGPLTAVVLGTTFVKIFHPSSISLVGDIPQGLPGFSVPKSFGYVTSLIPTALVITGVAILESVGIAKALAAKNGYELDSNQELFGLGVANIMGSFFSAYPTTGSFSRSAVNHESGAKTGLSGIVSGTIMGCALLFLTPLFEYIPQCALAAIVISAVMGLVDYNEAIFLWRVDKKDFLLWTITCTTTLFLGIEIGVLVGVGVSLAFVIHESANPHIAVLGRLPGTTVYRNTQQYPEAYTYNGIVVVRIDAPIYFANISYIKERLREYEIVVDRSTSRGPEVERVYFVIIEMAPVTYIDSSAVQALKDLHQEYKSRDIQMAISNPNREVLLTLSRSGVVDLIGKEFYFVRVHDAVQVCLQHVQSLKETSKTSSDPQPDDDKPNLFQRLWKPRGEDLAIANLESGSLESEPLLSRKS